From the Streptomyces sp. SN-593 genome, the window GCCGAGCAGAGTCAGTTCCACAAGGCGATCGTCTCGCGCCGGCCGGACCCGGGCGCGCGGGGACCGCCCAAGCGGCTGCCGGGCGGCGCGGCGGGCACCACCGCGGGCGCCGGGCGCCGCGCCGACTTCGGGGCGCCCTCTCGACGGCTCCGGGGCGCGCTGGAAGGATCATCGATGCCCCGGCGAATCGTGCCTATACGCTTCCCGGGCACTGTCGTCCGTTTTCCCGGCCCGAGGAGAAGCACATGGCGTGGACGTGGCGGTTCGAGGCGGCTGACGGCACCGAGGTGGAGCCCTCGGTGCCACCGGAGGAGTTCCCGACCCAGGGCGACGCCGAGTCCTGGATCGGCGAGGTCTGGAAGGAGCTGGCGGCCGGCGGCGCCGACCAGGTCACCCTCTTCGAGGACGACACCCGCGTCTACGGCCCCATGAGCCTGGCGGCGGCCGACCCCGAGCCCGCGGCCGAGTCCGAGCCGGCCGCCGAGCCCGAGCCCGGGCCGGCTCCGGAGGAGTCCTGACCGGCGCGGGGATCAGTTCAGCGATCCGAGCGTGACCTGGGCGGTCCTGGTGGCCGAGTCCCGCACGTAGGCGACCTCGACCTTGTCGCCCGGCTGGAGCCCGGCCAGGGCCTCGGTCAGCGACTGGACCGTGGTGATCGACGCCGACCCGACCTTGGTGATCACGTCGCCCGCCCGGAGTCCGGCCTTCGCCGCCGCGCCGCCCCGGGTCACGCTGACGATCGCGGCGCCGGACGGCTGGAAGTCGGAGCCGACGACGCCGCGGACGGTCACGTCGAGCGCCGCCCGCCCGGAGTCGGTGACCTTGCCGTCCTTGATGATCTGGTCGGCGATCCGCTTCACCGTGGAGGAGGGGATGGCGAACCCGATCCCCGGCGCCGCGCCGCTGCCGAGCTGCGGGTCGGTGGCGGCGAGAGTGGGGATGCCGACCACCTTGTCGTCGAGGTCGACCAGCGCGCCGCCGCTGTTGCCGGGGTTGATCGCCGCGGACGTCTGGACCATGTCGGGAATGGTGGCCCCGGTGCCGCCGCCGCTGTCGGAGCCACCCTCGCTCACGGTGCGCCCGGTGGCGGAGACGATGCCCTGGGTCACGCTGCTGGACAGGCCCAGCGGGTTGCCCATGGCGAGCACGATCTCGCCGACGGCGGCGGTGTCGCCACTCGCGAAGGCGGCCGGCTTGAGACCGCCGGGCACCGAGGTGAGCCGGATGACGGCGAGGTCGCTGGCGGGGTAGGACGACACGAGCTTGGCGGCCAGCGGGCTGCCGCCGGTGGCCAGGGACACCTGGAAGGAGGTCTCGTCGCCGACGACGTGCGCGTTGGTGACGATGTCGCCCTTGTCGTCGTAGACGACGCCCGACCCGAGGTCCTGCTTGGTGGTGATCTGAACGACCGAGGGCAGCACGTTCCTGACCGTGCTCTGGTACGCGCTTTGCAGGTCGTCGGCGGAGTCGGCCCGCTGCGCGGCGGTCCTGGCGGCGGGCGCCCCGGCGTCCGTGTCGGACGCGGAGCCGGAGGAGGGGCCGCAGCCGGCGGCGAGCAGGACCGCGGCGCACGCCGCGGCGGTGCCGGCGACGGTCGGCAGGAGACGGTGGCGGGGGCGGTCGTTGCGCGATCGACTCATGCCGGAATTGTCGCTTTCGCGGTGCCGCGGGGCTCGGCCCGGACCGCCAATCGGGTCCTCACCCGACCGGTCGGCCGCGCCCCGTGCGCCCGGATGCGGGCGGGTACGCCCGAGCGGCGCCGGTCCGTCCGGGGCGGGCGGATCAGCCGCGCACCCCGCACAGGTGCAGCAGCGCCGCCACCGCGCGGTACGGGTCGGTGCGGCCGGCCTGTTCCTCCGCCGCGAGCAGCAGGCCCAGCTCGTGCGGGTCGGACGGGCTCAGCGCCTGGTCGGGCGCGGTGTCGGTGAAGACCCGCACGCCGTACCAGGCCCGCAGCGGGACCCCGATGCCGTCGAGCACCGCGGTCAGCGCCGCGCGGCGGTCGGCACGGGTGGCCAGGCCCAGGCGGTTGGTGTAGGAGTCGGAGCCGAAGGCGCCCAGCGCCGCCGTCCAGTCGCCGAACAGGCCCGGGCGCATGGCGAGCGCGTCGCCGTTGCGCACCAGCAGGGACAGCATCCCGCCGGGGGTGAGCACCCGGGCCAGCGCGGCGAGCAGCGGCTCGGGGTCGGGGACGTACATGAGCACGCCGTGGCAGAGCACCACGTCGAAACAGGCCGGGCCGAAGTGCCGGCCGGTCTCGCGGCCGTCGCCGCGCAGCACCACGAAGCGCTCACGGACGTCGGCGGGCTCGGCCGCCACCGCCTGCCGCAGCGTGGCGAGCATGGCCGGGTCGGACTCCAGCCCGGTGACGAGGTGGCCGAGCCGGGCGAGCCGCAGCGACTGGGTGCCCTGGCCGGGACCGATGTCCAGCACCCGCAGCCGCCGCCGGGCGTGCGCGCCGGCCGGCTGCGGGAAGCACGCGTCCAGTTGCTCGTCGAGCTGGCGGGCGACCAACTCCTGGCGGACGGTGTTCCGCAGTCCGCCGAGCCCGGCCAGCCAGCCGCCCGCGCCGCCGGTGAAGCCGCCGGCGCCGGGCCCGCCGCCCCGGGCGTCCGGCCCGCCCACCGCGGGCAGGCCGCCGGACGCGGCACCGCCGTAGCCGTACTCGTACCCCGCCGGGCCCCCGTGCCCTCCGGTCAGAGTTTGGTGCCGCGGCTGACCTGCGGCTTCGGCAGCCGCAGCCGCCGCATCTGGAGCGTGCGCATCAGCGCGTAGGCCACCGCGCCCTTGGTGTCCTTGCCCTCGAAACGCCTGCGCAACTGGCGGCGCAGCAGCACGGTGGTGACCACCGAGTCGATCACGATCGCCACGATCACGACCAGCCACAGCAGCAGCGACAGGTCCTGCATCGAACCGGCGACGCTCAGCACCAGGATCACGACCGCGAGCGGCAGGAAGAACTCCGCGACGCGGTAGCGGGAGTCGACGTAGTCCCGGACGAACTTGCGCACCGGGCCCTTGTCGCGGGGCGGCAGATAGCGCTCGTCACCCCCGGCCAGCGCCTGGCGCTGCTTGGCCATGTCCGCCCTGCGCGCGTCGCGGGCCTGTTTCGCCGCCGACTTGCGGTCGGTGGGCGTGCTCACGGCCTTGCGGCGCTGGCTCTGGGCCTCGCTGCGCTTGGGCGTGGGGCGACCCTTGGGAGCCTGCGGGTCGCGGGGCTGGTCCTCCAGCAGCGCCGTGGTACTGGCGCTCTGGGCCTGCTCATCTTGGGAACGACGTCGGAACACGTCTCCAAGGTTACGTGCTTCCGGCGCCGGGCCCCAGCCCCTCACCTACTCCTTGGGCGCTAGGTCGCCGAACCGTGATCGTCCCTACGGATGACCGCATCCGCTCCCGAACAGTGCGGTAATGGAACCAGGGCCCGTAGGCTGGGGTCTGTAGAGGTGCTGGAGCAGTTGCCGAGAAGGGGGCGCGCGAGGCCCATGAGCGGTGTCATGAAGCGGATGGGAATGATCTTCCGCGCGAAGGCCAACAAGGCCCTGGACCGGGCCGAGGACCCGCGCGAGACCCTCGACTACTCGTACCAGAAGCAGCTTGAACTGCTGCAGAAGGTACGCCGAGGGGTCGCCGACGTGGCCACGTCCCGCAAGCGGCTCGAACTGCAGCTCAACGATCTGCAGAAGAAGTCGTCGACCTACGAGGACCAGGGCCGCAAGGCGCTCGCGCTCGGCCGGGAGGACCTGGCCCGCGAGGCGCTGTCGCGCCGGGCCGCGCTCCAGCAGCAGGTGACCGACCTGGAGGCGCAGCACACGCAGCTCCAGGGCGAGGAGGAGAAGCTCACGCTCGCCTCCCAGCGGCTGCAGGCCAAGGTGGACGCCTTCCGCACGAAGAAGGAGACCATCAAGGCCACCTACACCGCCGCCCAGGCGCAGACGCAGATCGGCGAGGCGTTCTCCGGCATCTCCGAGGAGATGGGCGACGTCGGCATGGCGATCCAGCGTGCCGAGGACAAGACCGAGCAGTTGCGCGCGCGGGCCGGTGCCCTCGACGAGCTGATGGCCTCCGGTGCCCTGGACGACCCGAGCGGCCTCGGCAAGGACGACCTCCAGGCGGAGCTGGACCGGCTCTCCGGCGGCAGCGACGTCGAGCTGGAACTCCAGCGCATGAAGGCGGAGCTGTCCGGCGGCAGCAGCACCCCGGCGATCGAGGGCGGCCAGAACGGCCAGGACGCCCAGGCGCAGCCCCAGGACAGGCCCCGGTTCGACAAGCAGTGACCCGCCCGACCGAGCCCTACGCAGCCTTACGGAGGAGGCCGTCATGATCGTACGGATCATGGGGGAGGGCCAGGTGCGGGTGGACGAGTCCCACCTCACCGCGCTCAACACGCTCGACACCGAACTGCTCGCCGCCGTCCAGTCCGGCGACGAGCCCGCGTTCCGCCGCACCCTGGCCGCCCTCCTGGACGGCGTCCGCGGCTTCGGCGAACCGCTCCCCGACGACGCCCTGCTGCCGTCGGAACTGATCCTCCCCGCCCCGGACGCCACCCTGGAGACCGTCCGCGCCATGCTCGACGACGACGGGCTCATCCCCGGGTAGCTCTTCCGGGGGTGGGCCGTCCACGACGGTGCCGCGTCCCGCCCGGCCGCCGCCCGGCGGACGGCTCGTCGGGCAGGGCACGGCTCGTCGGGGCAGGGGACGGCCCGTCCGCGCGGCGGCCCGCGGTGCGCGGCCGCCGGCCCGCCGCCTCTTGCCCGGGAACGGCCGGGACCCGGCTGTTTGCGGGAGGACCCGGAGCCTCGACCACGGCCCGGCGCCCCGCGAGGGGGTTACCGTTGCTTACCGTGCAGTACCCATCCGGAGTCCTCGCTCCGTGGCAATGGCTGCGGGCCCACCGCGCCACGGCCGACGCCGCTCTCGCGTCGGCCGTGTTCGTGCTGATCCTGCTGAGCAGCGTCCTGGGCTCGGACACCTACCGGCTGACCCCGGTGGACATCGGCCTCGCCGCTCCCGCCTGCGCGTCGCTCGGCCTGCGCCGGCGCGCCCCGTGGTCGGTGCTCGCCTTCACCTGCGGGCTGTCCGCCGTGTTCATCGCGCTGCGCCCCGCCGACGGCCGGGTGCCGGTGATCCTCGCCGCGGCGATGGCGCTGTACACGGTCGCGGCCCGCACCGACCGGCACACCACGTGGCTGACGGGGCTCGCGGTCTGCGTCGGGCTGACCGCCCTGGCGATGTCCTTCGGCAACGGCCCCTGGTACGGCCAGGCCAACTTCGCGGTCTTCGCCTGGACCGGGATGGCGGCCGCGGCCGGTGACGCCGTGCGCAGCCGCCGCGCGTACATCGCGGCGGTCGAGGAGCGCGCCGAGCGGGCCGAGCGCAGCCGGGAGCAGGAGGCGAGGCGGCGCGTGGCGGAGGAGCGGATGCGGATCGCCCGCGAGCTGCACGACGTCGTCGCCCACCACATCGCGCTGGTCAACGTCCAGGCGGGCGTGGCCGCGCACGTCATGGACTCCCGCCCGGACCAGGCCAAGCAGGCCCTCGCGCACGTCCGTGAGGCAAGCCGGACCGCGCTGGCCGAACTGCGCACCACCGTGGGGCTGCTGCGGCAGTCCGGGGAGCCCGAGGCGCCGATGGAGCCGGCACCGGGGCTGGCGGTGCTCGACCAGTTGCTGGACGGCTTCCGGCGGGCGGGGCTGCGCGTCACCGTCGAGTGCGACGACCCCGAGCCGGGCGGGCCCGAGGGCGCGGAGCCCGCCGCGCTGCCCGCGTCCGTGGACCTGACCGCGTACCGGGTGATCCAGGAGTCGCTGACCAACGTGCAGAAGCACGCCGGTCCGCGGGCCGGCGCGGTGGTGCGGATCAGCCGGGTGGACGGAGAGCTGCGGGTGGTGGTCGACGACGACGGCGCGCCCGGGCGTGCGGCCGGTGCGCCGCCGCCGCTGTTCGGCGGGCTGCCGCCGCAGGCGGGGGGCGAGGCGCGCGGGCGCACGGACCGGGAGCGCACCGACCGGGAGCGGACGTCCCGGGAGCAGCGCGCGGCAGCGGGCGAGCCCCGCGCGGCGGCCGGCGCGCACGGTACCGGTGGGGGCGGGGGCCGGCCCGGCGCGGGTTCCGGCGCCGGCACCGGTGGAGGGGACGCGGCCGGTCCGGACGCAGCCGGTCCGGGCGGCGCCGCTCCGGACGGGGGCGCAGGCGGCGGGCACGGGTTGCTCGGCATGCACGAACGCGCCTCCGCGCTCGGCGGGGTCTGCCGCACCGGCGCCCGGCCCGGTGGCGGTTTCCGGGTCTCGGTGCGGCTTCCGCTGACGGTGCCCCCGCACGGCGCGGCGGCCCCGTCCCCGTAATCTGACCGTATGGCGATCCCACCCGGTCACGTAGCGCAGTCCCCGCCCGCCGTGGTGACGGTGCTGCTCGCGGACGACCAGGCGCTGCTGCGCGGCGCGTTGCGGGTGCTGGTGGAGTCCGAGCCGGACATGGCCGTGGTGGGCGAGGCGGTGGACGGCGCCGAGGCCGTCGCCCTGGTGCGGGCCGAGCGGCCGGACGTGGTGCTGATGGACATCCGGATGCCGGGGACCGACGGGATCGCGGCCACCCGGGAGATCGTCGCCGACCCCGAGCTGGCCGGCACCGCGGTCCTGGTGCTGACCACCTTCGAGGCGGACGAGTACGTGGTGCGGGCGATCCTGGCGGGCGCCTCCGGGTTCCTCGGCAAGGGCGCCGAGCCGGACGAGCTGCTGTCGGCGATCCGCACCGTGGCGGGCGGCGAGGCGCTGCTGTCCCCCGCCGCCACGAAGAGCCTGATCTCCCGGTTCGTCGCCCAGCAGCAGGGTGCCGACGGCGAGCCGCGCACCGTGCCGGGCATGGACACCCTGACCTCCCGCGAGCGGGAGGTGCTCGTCGAGGTCGCCGGCGGCCTGCCGAACAACGCGATCGCCGCCCGGCTCGGGGTCAGCCCGCTCACCGTGAAGACGCACATCAACCACACGATGGCCAAGCTCGCGGCCCACGACCGCGCGCAACTCGTCGTGGCCGCCTACGAGTCGGGGCTGGTCCGCCCCCAACGCCCCTGAACCGTACGACGGGTACGACGGAAACCCACAGATTCGGACAGGTGAACGCGCTCTCAGAAAAATGAAAGCAACAAATATTGACCGAACCCACCAGCGCGCGTACCTTCCCAGCGAGCCGTCTCACGGCGGGCCGCGAACGAACTCGCCTGCCATGGCGGCATGTTGAAGCAAGCTCCCTCACCCCCCACCTTCAGGAGCGCGCCATGCAAAGATCCCTCACCGCGAGCACGGGACGCGGCCGCGTCCCGCGGCTGCGCGGCATCCTGATGTCGGCCGTCGCGGCGCTCGCGCTCGTACTCGGCGCGTTCATCAGCCTGCCGGGTACGGCGGCGCACGCCGCCGGCTCGCTGCCGTGCGACATCTACGCCGCCGCGGGCACCCCCTGCGTCGCCGCGCACAGCACCACCCGTGCGCTGTACGCCTCGTACAACGGCCCGCTGTACCAGGTGACCCGGGCCTCCGACGGCGCAAAGACGGACATCGGGCTGCTCGCGCAGGGCGGCTACGCCAACGCGGCCGCGCAGGACTCGTTCTGCGCGGACACCACGTGCAGCATCAGCAAGGTCTACGACCAGTCCCCCCGCCACAACGACCTCAACCCGGGCCCGGCCGGGACCGCCGGCAGCGCCGACCGCGGCGCCGACGCGAGCGAGCTGTCCGTCACGGCGGGCGGCCACAAGGTCTACGGCATCTGGATCTCGCCGGGTGTCGGCTACCGCTCCAACGGCGCCGCGTCCGGCACCGCGGTCAACGGCCAGGCCGAGGGCGCCTACATGGTGGCCAGCGGCACCCACGTCGGCTCCGACTGCTGCTTCGACTACGGCAACGCCGAGTCCACCGCGTCCGACACCGGCAACGGCCACATGGACGCGGTGTCCATCGCCACCACGTGCTACTTCTCGCCGTGCACCGGCTCGGGCCCCTGGGTCGAGGCCGACATGGAGAACGGCATGTTCCAGGGCGACAACGGCTCCAACACCGCGAACGCCGGGAACAAGAGCGCCTTCGTCACCGCGGTGCTGAAGAACAACGGGCAGACCACCTACGCGCTCAAGGGCGGCAACTCCCAGTCCGGCGGACTGTCGACATGGTGGAACGGATCACTGCCGACCAGAGGCGGCTACATGCCGATGCACCAGGAGGGCGGCATCATCCTGGGCACCGGCGGTGACAACAGCAACCGCAACATGGGCACCTTCTTCGAGGGCGTGATGGTCTCCGGCTACCCGACCGACGCGGCCGAGAACGCGGTGCAGGCGAACGTGGTGTCGGTGGGCTACTCCGGCGAGACCAACATCCCCAACGGACCCCAGGGCACCATCACCGGCCCCGGCGGCCAGTGCGTGGACGTCGCGGCCGACGACACCGGCACGGACGGCGCCGCGGTCCAGCTCTGGAACTGCCAGTCCTACGCCGAGGACCAGTACTGGACCCACCACACCAACGGCTCCCTCAGCACGATCGGCCGCTGCCTCGACATCAACGGCAACGGCACCGCCGCGGGCACCAAGGTCGAGCTGTGGGACTGCAACGGCGTCGGCGGCCAGGTCTGGCAGCAGCGCTCCGACGGCTCCCTGTACAACCCGCAGTCCGGCCGCTGCCTCGACTCCCCCAGCGGCGCCACGGCCAACGGCACGCGGTTGCAGATCTGGGACTGCAACGGCACCGCGGCCCAGAAGTTCACGCTCCACTCCTGACCGCCGGGTCCCGGACACCGGAAATCCTGATATCCGTTCACTCGTGCGGGTGAATACGTCGATGGGTGATCGTTTCTGCACAGAAACGGACATCTACGGTCCATAGCTATGGTCACCTCATCACATGAGGCGATGCACCGGATCTTCCAAGAGGACCCCGGCATCTTCGCCCGGACCTTCGACCGGCTCGGCCTCCCCTTCGCCGAGCCGGTCGCGGTCTCCCTTCTGTCCCCCGACGCCACCGAACTCGTACCGGTCGAGCGCCGCATCGACACGCTGCTCCAGATCGAGGGCGCGGACGGCGTGAGCTACCTGCTCGCCATCGAGTCGCAGGGCCGCAAGGACCCCGACAAATGCGCCAGTTGGGCGTACTACCTCGCCTACCTGCACGCGAAGTACGGCAAGCAGGTGATCCTCCTGGTCACGTGCCAGGACGTCGGTACGGCCCGCTGGGCCGAGGGCCCCTTCCACTACGGGATATCCCAGTGGCGCTGCATGACGGTGCGCCCCCTGGTCCTCGGCCCGCACAACGTCCCCGTCATCACCGACCCCGAGGAGGCCGCCCGGGACCTCCCGCTGGCCGTCTTCTCCGCGATCACCCATGGTCACCGGCGTGACGCGGATACCCTGTTGAAGGCACTGAACTCCGCGCTCCAGACGGTCGACGACCTCACCGCCGCGATCTTCAGGGAGCTCACCGAACTCGGCCTGGGCAGCGGGCCGGCAGCAGACATCTGGA encodes:
- a CDS encoding sensor histidine kinase codes for the protein MQYPSGVLAPWQWLRAHRATADAALASAVFVLILLSSVLGSDTYRLTPVDIGLAAPACASLGLRRRAPWSVLAFTCGLSAVFIALRPADGRVPVILAAAMALYTVAARTDRHTTWLTGLAVCVGLTALAMSFGNGPWYGQANFAVFAWTGMAAAAGDAVRSRRAYIAAVEERAERAERSREQEARRRVAEERMRIARELHDVVAHHIALVNVQAGVAAHVMDSRPDQAKQALAHVREASRTALAELRTTVGLLRQSGEPEAPMEPAPGLAVLDQLLDGFRRAGLRVTVECDDPEPGGPEGAEPAALPASVDLTAYRVIQESLTNVQKHAGPRAGAVVRISRVDGELRVVVDDDGAPGRAAGAPPPLFGGLPPQAGGEARGRTDRERTDRERTSREQRAAAGEPRAAAGAHGTGGGGGRPGAGSGAGTGGGDAAGPDAAGPGGAAPDGGAGGGHGLLGMHERASALGGVCRTGARPGGGFRVSVRLPLTVPPHGAAAPSP
- a CDS encoding class I SAM-dependent methyltransferase; this encodes MAGLGGLRNTVRQELVARQLDEQLDACFPQPAGAHARRRLRVLDIGPGQGTQSLRLARLGHLVTGLESDPAMLATLRQAVAAEPADVRERFVVLRGDGRETGRHFGPACFDVVLCHGVLMYVPDPEPLLAALARVLTPGGMLSLLVRNGDALAMRPGLFGDWTAALGAFGSDSYTNRLGLATRADRRAALTAVLDGIGVPLRAWYGVRVFTDTAPDQALSPSDPHELGLLLAAEEQAGRTDPYRAVAALLHLCGVRG
- the pspAA gene encoding PspA-associated protein PspAA codes for the protein MIVRIMGEGQVRVDESHLTALNTLDTELLAAVQSGDEPAFRRTLAALLDGVRGFGEPLPDDALLPSELILPAPDATLETVRAMLDDDGLIPG
- a CDS encoding DUF3043 domain-containing protein: MFRRRSQDEQAQSASTTALLEDQPRDPQAPKGRPTPKRSEAQSQRRKAVSTPTDRKSAAKQARDARRADMAKQRQALAGGDERYLPPRDKGPVRKFVRDYVDSRYRVAEFFLPLAVVILVLSVAGSMQDLSLLLWLVVIVAIVIDSVVTTVLLRRQLRRRFEGKDTKGAVAYALMRTLQMRRLRLPKPQVSRGTKL
- a CDS encoding arabinofuranosidase catalytic domain-containing protein is translated as MQRSLTASTGRGRVPRLRGILMSAVAALALVLGAFISLPGTAAHAAGSLPCDIYAAAGTPCVAAHSTTRALYASYNGPLYQVTRASDGAKTDIGLLAQGGYANAAAQDSFCADTTCSISKVYDQSPRHNDLNPGPAGTAGSADRGADASELSVTAGGHKVYGIWISPGVGYRSNGAASGTAVNGQAEGAYMVASGTHVGSDCCFDYGNAESTASDTGNGHMDAVSIATTCYFSPCTGSGPWVEADMENGMFQGDNGSNTANAGNKSAFVTAVLKNNGQTTYALKGGNSQSGGLSTWWNGSLPTRGGYMPMHQEGGIILGTGGDNSNRNMGTFFEGVMVSGYPTDAAENAVQANVVSVGYSGETNIPNGPQGTITGPGGQCVDVAADDTGTDGAAVQLWNCQSYAEDQYWTHHTNGSLSTIGRCLDINGNGTAAGTKVELWDCNGVGGQVWQQRSDGSLYNPQSGRCLDSPSGATANGTRLQIWDCNGTAAQKFTLHS
- a CDS encoding PspA/IM30 family protein, translating into MSGVMKRMGMIFRAKANKALDRAEDPRETLDYSYQKQLELLQKVRRGVADVATSRKRLELQLNDLQKKSSTYEDQGRKALALGREDLAREALSRRAALQQQVTDLEAQHTQLQGEEEKLTLASQRLQAKVDAFRTKKETIKATYTAAQAQTQIGEAFSGISEEMGDVGMAIQRAEDKTEQLRARAGALDELMASGALDDPSGLGKDDLQAELDRLSGGSDVELELQRMKAELSGGSSTPAIEGGQNGQDAQAQPQDRPRFDKQ
- a CDS encoding response regulator transcription factor is translated as MAIPPGHVAQSPPAVVTVLLADDQALLRGALRVLVESEPDMAVVGEAVDGAEAVALVRAERPDVVLMDIRMPGTDGIAATREIVADPELAGTAVLVLTTFEADEYVVRAILAGASGFLGKGAEPDELLSAIRTVAGGEALLSPAATKSLISRFVAQQQGADGEPRTVPGMDTLTSREREVLVEVAGGLPNNAIAARLGVSPLTVKTHINHTMAKLAAHDRAQLVVAAYESGLVRPQRP
- a CDS encoding S1C family serine protease — translated: MSRSRNDRPRHRLLPTVAGTAAACAAVLLAAGCGPSSGSASDTDAGAPAARTAAQRADSADDLQSAYQSTVRNVLPSVVQITTKQDLGSGVVYDDKGDIVTNAHVVGDETSFQVSLATGGSPLAAKLVSSYPASDLAVIRLTSVPGGLKPAAFASGDTAAVGEIVLAMGNPLGLSSSVTQGIVSATGRTVSEGGSDSGGGTGATIPDMVQTSAAINPGNSGGALVDLDDKVVGIPTLAATDPQLGSGAAPGIGFAIPSSTVKRIADQIIKDGKVTDSGRAALDVTVRGVVGSDFQPSGAAIVSVTRGGAAAKAGLRAGDVITKVGSASITTVQSLTEALAGLQPGDKVEVAYVRDSATRTAQVTLGSLN